The DNA segment GGCCTGTCTTGAAATCGACGACGATTGTTTCCGGGGTGCGACAGAGAAGATCAAACCGTTTGAAATTCCCTTCAGCGTCCATGATTTCCGGCTCTTTTTCTCCTCCACTGAGCCATTGTCGTAAGGTAGGATTACCAAGGACCCAGCCGACCATGGTTCGAAGATCATCTTCAAGACGATCGAATTCTTTTTTTCCCAAAGCTCCCAGCGCAGGAAAATCTTGAAAAGCCAGAGAGATGGCCCTATTCATATCGATCAGATCATTGTCAGTCACTTGTAAGTGCTCCATGGTTCTGTGGGCGACTTCCCCTCTCATCTTTTCATTGTAGAAGTACTCGTCGAGGTTATGCCTATAGATCCGAAGACGGGGGAGCCATTCCATGAGCTGAGGATATTGATCTTGTTCCTCAAGTATAACTGGAGGCTTGGCTGGTTCCACTTTTGATATTTTCCCTTGTGTCGGTATGCTGCCATATTCTAAAATAGGTTCATCATTCATATTCAAAAAAAGATTCATAGCTACTGATGCAGGGCATTTTGCAGAGCTTTCCGTGAAAAATCCGTAAAGTTCCTCTCGTGCCCGAGTCCAGGCGACATAGAGAAGGTTGAGTTGTTCCTTTGCGGATCGGCCAAGACTGGTAAGGTACGGTTTTCCGAGTCCTTTTCTCATGGGAACCAGAAGACGATGCTTTTTATGAGAGCGAATAACAAAATCCTTGTCCGGTTTGGCTGCCCAGTTATGAAACGGGATGATGACCACGGGAAATTCAAGTCCCTTTGATTTATAAATAGTCATAATTCTCACTGCATCAATATTCTCTGGCAGTGGGACCTTTTCTTCACTTGATTTCTCTTCCCAGTATTCGAGAAATCCCGAGAGTGAACCATACCCATTTTCTTCTGCCAGGTGGATAACCTCCAGAAAACGGCGGACATACAGTTCTGCTTCGGGATGGCGTTCAAATACTCGGAATGTGCGAATGGCTTCTCGGACAAGGTCGTAAGGCGTCATTAGCCCTGATTGATTATAAAATGGCTCAATAAAATATTTCCATTCATTGGGGAAATCTTCTCGGAAACAGACTCCAAGAGGACGTTTTCTCGGATGACTGAGCCAGTCAAGAAAATCAGTTTCTTCCATCATGGCCTCAGCCTGAAAGACTTCTCGACCTGAAGCAAAAGTAAGAAATGCGAGATCATCCCTTGGAAAGTCGAGAAATGCGAGAAAAGCTGCAAGTTGACGGATGATAGGGTGCCTATCAAGTTGGAGAGAGTTTTCCGTAATGACCGGAATGTTTTTCTGGACCAGCAGATCACAAATCAGCGAAGCATGGGTATGTGTTCTGACAAGAATCGCCAGGTCACGGAAACGTCGCCGTTGTGTCAGTTCATCCAGAAGTTGACTGAGAGAATCAAGAACCGCTGTTTCGGTTTCGTCATTGGTGCCACCAGAAAGGAGTTCCATGCGAACATAGCCTTCACTTGTGAGGTTCTTATCGCAAATGGCTTGTGAGCATGCTGAAAAGCTTTGAGTGAGCTCCTCAGCAAAAGATTTTCGGAAGTCTTCAGGAGCACCTTTGAAAAGCGTTTCCGTGAGTTCGGAGGATTGGAATGGATTTGTGAAGTTGTCAAAAAAGGTATTGTTGAATTCAACAATGTTTTTAAAACTCCGCCAATTCGCAGGTAAGGAGTCATGCTCTTTGGTAAGAGCGAGCGAAGCGACCTCTGGTTGCATCATAACTTCATCAAAAAGAGCGGAGTCGCCGCCACGCCAACCATAGATAGCCTGTTTGACATCTCCGACATAGAAAAGGCTGCCGCCTTTGGCCAGACATTCTTGCGCGAGGGGAGTGATGGCCTGCCACTGAGCACGGCTGGTGTCCTGAAATTCATCCACTAAAAGATGATGCAGCCGACATCCCAAGCGGCAGTAAGCCTCGGAGACAGGGTCACCGTAAGCCAAGAGAGCATTGACAAACCCGGCAAGGGAAGAACCAAGGATCAATCCGCGTTGTTTTTGCAGTTCATCCAGTCCATTTAAAAGCCTGAGAGCAATATTGATAGCTGGAGCGAGAAAGTAAGCTCCTGTCAATGTCGCGTGCTCTATAGCATAGTGGGAGCATGCCCGTTTGAGGGCGGCATATTCTGCTTCTGCCCGAGCATCAACTTTCTCTTTTCCAGCTTTATTGACGCAGTCCTGTAAGCTTGGTTTGTGTATAAAGGTCGAGTCCTTGGGTGTCTCAAAAAGCTCAGTGGCGAGGCTCTTTTTCAGATAAGTAACAAATCGTTTGTCAAATGGGAGTCCTGTGTCAGTGAAATACTCCAAAGTGCACTGGATGGTTTGTTTGTAATCTGCAAATGTTGCAGTCAATAAGCCCTTTATGGTTTCCTGGTCGCACAGGAGGGGCGTTTCTTCGGTCCGAAGGAATTGTGCCATCTCGAAAAGTCGTTTTCGAACTGTGTCCTGCATCCAGAACCCACCTTTC comes from the Pseudodesulfovibrio piezophilus C1TLV30 genome and includes:
- a CDS encoding UvrD-helicase domain-containing protein translates to MSELKQVKASAGSGKTYQLTSRFLSLLENAESDSKPFACTSSPRHGYAWPEIMAVTFTNKAATEMKERVVVGLKEAALGLNTNLSECSSETASKAIDTILRRYHRLNIRTIDSLLALLLRLFALEFGIRPDFQIVFEERELFDTVYDHFINMCIESGSEQDLLSSTVSTMIQNEGKGGFWMQDTVRKRLFEMAQFLRTEETPLLCDQETIKGLLTATFADYKQTIQCTLEYFTDTGLPFDKRFVTYLKKSLATELFETPKDSTFIHKPSLQDCVNKAGKEKVDARAEAEYAALKRACSHYAIEHATLTGAYFLAPAINIALRLLNGLDELQKQRGLILGSSLAGFVNALLAYGDPVSEAYCRLGCRLHHLLVDEFQDTSRAQWQAITPLAQECLAKGGSLFYVGDVKQAIYGWRGGDSALFDEVMMQPEVASLALTKEHDSLPANWRSFKNIVEFNNTFFDNFTNPFQSSELTETLFKGAPEDFRKSFAEELTQSFSACSQAICDKNLTSEGYVRMELLSGGTNDETETAVLDSLSQLLDELTQRRRFRDLAILVRTHTHASLICDLLVQKNIPVITENSLQLDRHPIIRQLAAFLAFLDFPRDDLAFLTFASGREVFQAEAMMEETDFLDWLSHPRKRPLGVCFREDFPNEWKYFIEPFYNQSGLMTPYDLVREAIRTFRVFERHPEAELYVRRFLEVIHLAEENGYGSLSGFLEYWEEKSSEEKVPLPENIDAVRIMTIYKSKGLEFPVVIIPFHNWAAKPDKDFVIRSHKKHRLLVPMRKGLGKPYLTSLGRSAKEQLNLLYVAWTRAREELYGFFTESSAKCPASVAMNLFLNMNDEPILEYGSIPTQGKISKVEPAKPPVILEEQDQYPQLMEWLPRLRIYRHNLDEYFYNEKMRGEVAHRTMEHLQVTDNDLIDMNRAISLAFQDFPALGALGKKEFDRLEDDLRTMVGWVLGNPTLRQWLSGGEKEPEIMDAEGNFKRFDLLCRTPETIVVDFKTGRPSPKNQEQVLDYMQILNQMSGLTPAKGYLVYLDLQEIREVRETN